A part of Escherichia ruysiae genomic DNA contains:
- a CDS encoding phosphatase domain-containing protein, which translates to MSIFNKHAHQERPYIVIVDIDGTISEATEDRLHLLPPPGKGALTKDWNEFNLACDTDTPITPVIDIVRQLFNVYTVWFVTGRCEIARDKTRAWLRKYVTNGAEPLLSMRPATDDRNDGPAKIDLLKKIGLSKIAFALEDKIEVARVFRRHGVLTLMVREYENALLHQQ; encoded by the coding sequence TTGAGTATTTTCAATAAACACGCACACCAGGAACGTCCGTATATCGTCATAGTCGATATTGATGGAACAATATCGGAGGCAACGGAAGACAGACTGCATTTGCTTCCGCCACCAGGTAAAGGTGCATTAACAAAGGACTGGAACGAGTTTAATCTCGCCTGTGACACTGATACTCCCATAACTCCAGTTATTGATATTGTGCGCCAGTTATTTAACGTTTACACGGTCTGGTTTGTAACCGGGCGCTGTGAGATCGCAAGGGATAAAACACGAGCTTGGCTGCGGAAGTACGTAACAAACGGGGCTGAGCCTTTGCTATCTATGCGCCCTGCCACTGATGACAGAAATGACGGCCCAGCAAAGATTGATCTCCTTAAGAAAATTGGTCTAAGTAAAATTGCGTTCGCGCTGGAAGATAAGATTGAAGTGGCGCGTGTTTTCAGGAGACACGGCGTGCTTACGTTAATGGTCAGGGAGTATGAAAATGCGCTTCTTCATCAGCAGTAA